The DNA region AGTTTGGAGTGTATCACTCCATCGTAGATTGGCACCATCCACAGGCGCAGGGAAATCTTTACCCTAATTACAATGCAGGTCAAAAAGACCAGACCGTTGTGAATCCTGAGTTTCCGCAGTATTATAAAAACTATCTCAAACCACAAGTGAAAGAATTGCTGACCAATTACGGAGATATTGATGTGGTTTGGTTCGATGGGGATTGGATTGCCGATTATACCACAGAAATGGGTAAGGAAATGTACGGTTTTATACGAGATATGCAGCCGAATACCATTATAAACAACAGGGTTGATAAAGGTAGAAAAGGCATGGAAGGCATGGATATGGAAGGGAATTTCGCAGGAGATTTTGGTACTCCAGAGCAAGAAATACCTGCAACGGGTATAGATGAAGATTGGGAAGCTTGTATGACCATGAACGGTACTTGGGGCTATAAGCCAGACGATACCAAATGGAAAAGTAGTGAAGATTTAATTCAAAAATTGGTCGATATCGTATCAAAAGGAGGAAACTTCTTGTTGAATATTGGTCCTGATGGTTATGGTAGATTTCCATCTCAAAGTATTAGACGATTAAAGGCTTTGGGCGATTGGACAGATGCAAACGGTGAAGCAGTTTATGGAGCAAAAGCTAGTCCGTTCGATATGCCAGAGTGGGGAAGATATACCTCAAAAGATGGAGTTATTTACGC from Zobellia alginiliquefaciens includes:
- a CDS encoding alpha-L-fucosidase, whose protein sequence is MKIIMKSTLLAFAIMLTMGNGFSQEKKVKKLSDDERMEWWRDAKFGMFIHWGAYSIIGGERGEKIAGGGAEWAMDKLDYTIEEYEKFPAMFNPELFNADDWVKMAKDAGMKYIVITSKHHDGFGLWDSKVSNYDIMDASPFKRDIIKELAEASRKQGIKFGVYHSIVDWHHPQAQGNLYPNYNAGQKDQTVVNPEFPQYYKNYLKPQVKELLTNYGDIDVVWFDGDWIADYTTEMGKEMYGFIRDMQPNTIINNRVDKGRKGMEGMDMEGNFAGDFGTPEQEIPATGIDEDWEACMTMNGTWGYKPDDTKWKSSEDLIQKLVDIVSKGGNFLLNIGPDGYGRFPSQSIRRLKALGDWTDANGEAVYGAKASPFDMPEWGRYTSKDGVIYAHIFNWPEDGKLKLNKAIKLKKASFLSNTEANISLDKTSEGVILQLPETSKEEFVTVVKLSL